From the genome of Perca flavescens isolate YP-PL-M2 chromosome 12, PFLA_1.0, whole genome shotgun sequence, one region includes:
- the LOC114565647 gene encoding uncharacterized protein LOC114565647 isoform X1, with protein sequence MKVPEIFDELQTKAIVTEKTRMKLIKVCISDLVEKHGFYPSTIEKVVLAKNIITIFPSLKVQIDGRGEGFEHFFDPASHSGFLEMRLRNIRRKLEEGQRRYSRHKRCRDVEEMSSSVQDEGDGSEVREFINLMKRLRPSAENMSSIKSAMQKTFTWRRSWISKHSPTMEKILQEYPRFLDIPTLLDTEFGKMHQGKGDLFLRRWEASIMPKLKAVAAREKGDVASLVEGMEDQTDDEKCYIMLVVLTHLLPPIAASRCSVKSAITQLVDFVPAGSTIAFPLQCIPGSSTEHTATTSLHWSSKGRVTAVCHCGQV encoded by the exons ATGAAAGTTCCAGAAATATTTGATGAACTCCAAACTAAGGCCATTGTTACAGAGAAGACCCGAATGAAACTCATTAAAGTTTGCATCTCTGACTTAGTGGAGAAGCATGGATT TTATCCATCCACTATTGAAAAGGTGGTTCTTGCAAAGAACATCATCACCATCTTCCCATCGCTTAAAGTCCAAATTGATGGCAGAGGAGAAGGCTTT GAGCATTTCTTCGATCCAGCATCACACTCTGGGTTTTTGGAGATGAGACTTCGCAATATCCGCCGGAAGCTAGAGGAAGGCCAGCGGCGTTACAGTAGACACAAGAGGTGCCGAGATGTTGAAGAGATGTCAAGTTCTGTGCAGGATGAAGGGGACGGCAGCGAAGTCAGAGAGTTCATCAACCTGATGAAAAGGCTGAGGCCTTCTGCAGAAAACATGTCCTCAATCAAATCAGCGATGCAGAAAACATTCACCTGGCGCAGATCGTGGATATCCAAACATTCCCCCACCATGGAGAAAATCTTGCAAGAGTATCCACGCTTCTTGGATATACCAACACTG CTTGATACAGAGTTTGGTAAAATGCATCAAGGAAAGGGGGACCTGTTCCTAAGGCGGTGGGAGGCCAGCATCATGCCGAAGCTGAAAGCTGTTGCCGCCAGGGAGAAGGGTGATGTTGCATCTCTTGTTGAAGGAATGGAAGACCAAACTGATG ATGAGAAGTGCTACATTATGTTGGTCGTCCTTACTCATCTCCTTCCACCAATTGCAGCAAGCCGCTGTAGCGTCAAGTCTGCGATTACACAACTCGTTGATTTTGTGCCG GCAGGAAGTACCATTGCCTTCCCTCTACAATGCATCCCAGGATCCAGCACAGAGCACACAGCCACAACTAGTCTGCATTGGTCATCTAAGGGGAGGGTCACAGCAGTATGTCATTGTGGGCAAGTCTGA
- the LOC114565647 gene encoding uncharacterized protein LOC114565647 isoform X2 — MKVPEIFDELQTKAIVTEKTRMKLIKVCISDLVEKHGFYPSTIEKVVLAKNIITIFPSLKVQIDGRGEGFEHFFDPASHSGFLEMRLRNIRRKLEEGQRRYSRHKRCRDVEEMSSSVQDEGDGSEVREFINLMKRLRPSAENMSSIKSAMQKTFTWRRSWISKHSPTMEKILQEYPRFLDIPTLLDTEFGKMHQGKGDLFLRRWEASIMPKLKAVAAREKDEKCYIMLVVLTHLLPPIAASRCSVKSAITQLVDFVPAGSTIAFPLQCIPGSSTEHTATTSLHWSSKGRVTAVCHCGQV, encoded by the exons ATGAAAGTTCCAGAAATATTTGATGAACTCCAAACTAAGGCCATTGTTACAGAGAAGACCCGAATGAAACTCATTAAAGTTTGCATCTCTGACTTAGTGGAGAAGCATGGATT TTATCCATCCACTATTGAAAAGGTGGTTCTTGCAAAGAACATCATCACCATCTTCCCATCGCTTAAAGTCCAAATTGATGGCAGAGGAGAAGGCTTT GAGCATTTCTTCGATCCAGCATCACACTCTGGGTTTTTGGAGATGAGACTTCGCAATATCCGCCGGAAGCTAGAGGAAGGCCAGCGGCGTTACAGTAGACACAAGAGGTGCCGAGATGTTGAAGAGATGTCAAGTTCTGTGCAGGATGAAGGGGACGGCAGCGAAGTCAGAGAGTTCATCAACCTGATGAAAAGGCTGAGGCCTTCTGCAGAAAACATGTCCTCAATCAAATCAGCGATGCAGAAAACATTCACCTGGCGCAGATCGTGGATATCCAAACATTCCCCCACCATGGAGAAAATCTTGCAAGAGTATCCACGCTTCTTGGATATACCAACACTG CTTGATACAGAGTTTGGTAAAATGCATCAAGGAAAGGGGGACCTGTTCCTAAGGCGGTGGGAGGCCAGCATCATGCCGAAGCTGAAAGCTGTTGCCGCCAGGGAGAAGG ATGAGAAGTGCTACATTATGTTGGTCGTCCTTACTCATCTCCTTCCACCAATTGCAGCAAGCCGCTGTAGCGTCAAGTCTGCGATTACACAACTCGTTGATTTTGTGCCG GCAGGAAGTACCATTGCCTTCCCTCTACAATGCATCCCAGGATCCAGCACAGAGCACACAGCCACAACTAGTCTGCATTGGTCATCTAAGGGGAGGGTCACAGCAGTATGTCATTGTGGGCAAGTCTGA